One Pyrus communis chromosome 13, drPyrComm1.1, whole genome shotgun sequence genomic window carries:
- the LOC137713645 gene encoding uncharacterized protein, giving the protein MNSVFSSHSLFVPLPRCQFLPCIQTQPQHMVMNRVYRWNHCVPPLSVSFPFISHHSLHTRQTLFGATAPSNEGVVSVINFDDFDEKDWSFLDSGDFSSDQDYNLKIDRIISAGEIEETSRVMVSIGSEGFVDRLVESSPCSLLLVVHDSLFVLAGVKEKYDKVKCWQGELIYVPDKWAPLDVVFLYCLPAMPLKLDEVFKTLARCFTQGARLVISHPQGREVSEQQRRQYPDVVTSDLPEKSTLEEAAAEHSFELTEYVDEPCFYLAVLKFIGARNAPIN; this is encoded by the exons ATGAATTCTGTTTTCTCATCTCACTCTCTTTTCGTTCCTTTGCCTAGATGCCAGTTCCTACCTTGTATTCAAACACAACCTCAACATATGGTCATGAACCGTGTTTATCGCTGGAATCATTGTGTCCCTCCTCTTTCTGtttcatttccttttatttCACATCATTCTTTGCATACTCGCCAAACACTTTTTGGTGCCACAGCTCCATCAAATGAAGGCGTAGTCTCTGTAATCAACTTCGATGATTTTGATGAGAAAGACTGGTCCTTTCTTGATTCAGGTGATTTCAGTTCCGACCAAGATTATAACCTTAAGATTGATCGCATTATATCTGCAGGAGAGATTGAAGAAACTTCTAGGGTTATGGTTTCAATTGGTTCTGAAGGATTTGTGGATCGGTTGGTTGAATCATCACCCTGCAGTCTCCTGCTTGTTGTCCATGATTCACTTTTTGTTTTAGCTGGCgttaaagaaaaatatgacaagGTTAAGTGTTGGCAAGGAGAATTGATATATGTACCTGATAAGTGGGCGCCTTTAGATGTTGTGTTCCTTTATTGCCTTCCAGCCATGCCCTTGAAACTTGACGAAGTGTTTAAAACACTTGCAAGGTGTTTTACACAAG GTGCGAGACTGGTTATTAGCCATCCCCAAGGAAGAGAAGTTTCGGAGCAGCAACGACGACAGTATCCAGATGTTGTAACTTCTGACCTGCCTGAGAAGAGTACTTTAGAGGAAGCGGCAGCCGAACATTCTTTCGAATTAACCGAATATGTTGATGAACCTTGTTTTTATCTTGCTGTATTAAAGTTTATTGGGGCAAGAAACGCCCCAATAAACTGA
- the LOC137713120 gene encoding E3 ubiquitin-protein ligase SINAT2-like yields the protein MAIAKSEAGSNSMLSKTTLGLGGKHGLYSTNGVHELLECPVCTNLMYPPIHQCPNGHTLCSDCKIRVHNCCPTCRYELGDIRCLALEKVAESLELPCRYQSLGCHDIFPYYSKLKHEQHCRFRLYNCPYAGSECSVTGDIPTLVGHLKEDHKVDMHDGCTFNHRYVKANPNEVENATWMLTVFNCFGRQFCLHFEAFQLGMAPVYMAFLRFMGDDIEAKKFSYSLEVGANGRKLIWQGIPRSIRDSHGKVRDSQDGLIIQRNLALYFSGADRQELKLRITGRIWKEE from the exons ATGGCAATCGCTAAGTCGGAGGCAGGTAGCAATAGTATGCTTAGTAAGACTACCCTTGGTTTGGGTGGAAAGCATGGTCTGTATTCAACCAATGGTGTGCATGAGTTACTTGAGTGCCCCGTCTGCACAAATTTGATGTACCCTCCTATACATCAG TGTCCTAATGGCCACACGCTATGTTCAGACTGCAAGATAAGGGTGCACAATTGTTGCCCCACTTGTCGCTATGAGCTTGGAGATATAAGGTGTTTGGCTTTGGAGAAAGTTGCTGAATCGTTGGAACTTCCATGCCGATACCAGAGTTTAGGCTGTCATGATATTTTTCCGTACTACAGCAAGCTCAAACATGAGCAACACTGTCGATTTCGTCTATACAACTGCCCTTATGCTGGATCTGAGTGCTCTGTTACAGGTGATATCCCCACTCTCGTTGGGCATCTTAAGGAGGATCACAAGGTTGACATGCATGATGGGTGCACCTTCAACCATAGATATGTTAAAGCAAACCCAAATGAAGTTGAAAATGCAACTTGGATGCTTAct GTCTTCAATTGTTTCGGAAGACAGTTCTGTTTGCACTTTGAGGCCTTCCAGTTAGGAATGGCTCCGGTCTACATGGCTTTTTTACGATTCATGGGTGATGATATTGAGGCTAAGAAGTTCAGCTATAGTTTGGAAGTTGGTGCAAATGGCCGTAAGCTAATATGGCAGGGGATACCTAGGAGTATTCGTGACAGTCATGGAAAAGTTAGAGACAGCCAAGATGGACTCATTATTCAGAGGAACCTCGCTCTCTATTTCTCAGGCGCGGATAGGCAAGAACTAAAGTTGAGGATTACTGGCCGTATATGGAAAGAAGAATGA
- the LOC137712886 gene encoding uncharacterized protein, translating into MPGLAQRNDQFSNGLSPIYSLSSPNEFWSKHRDDVSYNQLQRFWSDLSPQARQKLLRIDKQTLFEQARKNMYCSRCNGLLLEGFFQIVMYGKSLKQEGTCEQLSCNRSRASKNQNDGGSSITNGCHDEIPDPSVHPWGGLTITREGSLTLIDCYLYCKSLKGLQNVFDSARARERERELLYPDACGGGGRGWISQGMASYGRGHGTRESCALHTARLSCDTLVDFWSALGEETRQSLLRMKEEDFIERLMYRFDSKRFCRDCRRNVIREFKELKELKRLRREPRCTNWFCVADTAFQYEVSDATVQADWRHTFADTVGTYHHFEWAVGTGEGKSDILEFENVGMNGSVKVNGLDLGGLSACYITLRAWKLDGRCTELSVKAHALKGQECVHCRLIVGDGYVTITRGESIRRFFEHAEEAEEEEDDDSMDKDGNELDGECSRPQKHAKSPELAREFLLDAATVIFKEQVEKAFREGTARQNAHSIFVCLALKLLEERVHVACKDIITLEKQMKLLEEEEKEKREEEERKERRRTKEREKKLRRKERLKGKEKDKDMECSEVNEIPALDVVSKEESSLHADEEPNSSISCKDSVIEADDQILSRPGSPETRDEQSQKDFIISKSEDHCYDSPDGEITNGRGDSGSFTVEQSKFSRRRLKYRREAQLDASLKWSDRRRYAAVSDSASVVSRSESRCNADNFETPSRVINGSNRQLRVNGPKSNGRHSGPKFTEKFLSPSNRMSDRYDFNSCSCNKNTEYRAKVEPHVSAAGLGWDTKTASKAESALDMSKQFYRGNRYNQVGDLRDSCVRPKSKVNYGDNPGRDLVHPKKIWEPMYPRSNSDSDVTLRSSAFKDEDKIVKSPGDIGTCEDRVDAGEIDEDNNLKESRKSSTGMDVNCQSGFHAGAQDSCNSTKATYEEIGLCPIGSVLNSIDSTSNGTSDPTVSSTSNSDNCSSCLSEGDSNTTSSNHGHQESSSTSDSEDASQQSGGKETSIFIPNGFRDHEVGMENNQSAKGESIETRTPIGPSLSGAGSNIFGNPSTKIAQSFDNGLSAVNVGSQHHGMLPPMHNQNVQFPVFQGPSTMGYFHQSPVSWPAAPANGMLTFPNHYLYAGPLGYGINGNSGFCMQYPVQHVPPLFTPGPVPIYQPVINREEHAQISTPCMQDYPKEASTESVDPSGAHSRQAPPTGERAHDDNSGKLHTNNDGFSLFHYGGPVANPPGCMPSKEQTVTDSPLKCSDHVENDQACYKEATIEEYNLFAASNGIRFQFF; encoded by the exons ATGCCCGGTTTAGCTCAGAGAAATGACCAATTCAGTAATGGGTTGTCGCCCATTTACTCACTATCTTCGCCCAACGAATTTTGGTCCAAGCATCGTGACGATGTTAGCTACAATCAGCTCCAGAGG TTTTGGAGTGATCTATCACCACAAGCTCGACAGAAGCTTCTCAGGATTGACAAGCAAACCCTTTTCGAACAAGCTCGGAAGAACATGTACTGCTCTAGATGCAATGGGTTACTGCTTGAAGGTTTTTTTCAGATTGTCATGTATGGCAAGTCTTTGAAGCAGGAGGGAACATGCGAGCAACTATCTTGCAACAGGTCAAGGGCCTCCAAAAATCAAAACGATGGTGGATCAAGTATTACTAATGGGTGCCATGACGAAATACCAGATCCATCTGTCCATCCTTGGGGTGGTCTAACCATAACACGTGAGGGGTCGTTGACGCTGATTGATTGCTATTTGTATTGTAAGTCTCTCAAGGGACTTCAAAAT GTATTTGACAGTGCACGTGCAAGAGAACGAGAACGTGAGTTGCTTTATCCTGATGCATGTGGCGGGGGAGGTCGGGGTTGGATAAGCCAAGGAATGGCAAGTTATGGCAGAGGACATGGAACAAGAGAATCTTGTGCATTGCACACTGCTAGGCTTTCTTGCGATAcattggttgatttctggtcaGCACTTGGAGAAGAAACTCGACAGTCCCTTCTTAGGATGAAGGAAGAGGATTTTATTGAGAGGCTCATGTACAG GTTTGATAGCAAGAGATTTTGCAGAGATTGCAGAAGGAATGTGATTCGTGAGTTCAAGGAGCTAAAGGAGCTGAAGCGCTTGAGGAGGGAACCTCGCTGCACTAATTGGTTTTGTGTTGCAGACACCGCATTTCAGTATGAG GTATCTGATGCCACAGTACAAGCTGATTGGCGCCATACTTTTGCTGACACTGTTGGTACATATCATCATTTTGAGTGGGCAGTTGGAACAGGCGAGGGAAAATCAGACATTCTGGAATTTGAAAATGTTGGCATGAATGGGAGTGTGAAGGTCAATGGTCTAGATCTCGGTGGTTTAAGTGCATGCTACATTACCCTGAGGGCTTGGAAACTAGATGGCCGTTGCACCGAGCTTTCTGTAAAAGCTCATGCATTGAAGGGTCAAGAATGTGTTCACTGTAGGCTTATTGTCGGAGACGGCTATGTAACAATCACAAGAGGAGAAAGTATTAGAAGATTTTTTGAGCATGCTGaagaggcagaggaagaagag GATGATGATTCCATGGACAAAGATGGAAATGAACTGGATGGAGAATGCTCCCGTCCGCAAAAACATGCGAAGAGTCCTGAACTTGCTCGAGAATTTCTACTAGATGCTGCAACTGTTATTTTCAAGGAACAG GTGGAAAAAGCATTTAGAGAAGGAACAGCTCGTCAAAATGCACATAGCATCTTTGTTTGTCTTGCACTAAAACTGCTGGAAGAGCGAGTTCATGTTGCCTGCAAAGATATAATTACTCTTGAAAAGCAG ATGAAGCttctagaagaggaagaaaaagaaaagcgtGAAGAAGAAGAGCGCAAAGAGAGGAgaagaacaaaagaaagagagaaaaagttgCGAAGAAAGGAGAGgttgaaagggaaagaaaaagacaaagatATGGAATGTTCTGAAGTAAATGAAATTCCTGCTCTTGATGTTGTCTCAAAGGAAGAATCATCACTACATGCTGATGAGGAGCCTAATAGTTCCATTAGCTGCAAGGATTCAGTTATTGAAGCTGATGATCAGATTCTATCTAGGCCTGGATCTCCTGAGACACGTGATGAACAGTCCCAAAAAGATTTTATCATTTCAAAAAGTGAAGACCACTGTTATGATAGTCCTGATGGTGAAATCACCAATGGAAGAGGTGATAGTGGTTCTTTTACAGTTGAGCAATCAAAGTTTTCACGACGGAGATTAAAATATAGGAGAGAAGCTCAACTAGATGCATCTTTGAAGTGGTCTGACCGACGCAGATATGCTGCTGTTTCAGACAGTGCTTCTGTGGTTAGTAGATCTGAGTCGAGATGTAATGCTGATAATTTTGAGACTCCATCAAGGGTCATCAATGGATCAAATAGGCAATTAAGAGTGAATGGCCCGAAGTCCAATGGTCGACATAGTGGTCCTAAGTTTACTGAGAAGTTTCTCTCCCCAAGTAACAGGATGAGTGACAGATACGACTTCAATTCTTGCAGCTGTAACAAAAACACTGAATATAGAGCAAAGGTAGAGCCCCATGTTTCTGCTGCCGGATTGGGATGGGATACTAAAACTGCAAGTAAGGCAGAATCTGCATTAGATATGTCCAAGCAATTCTATCGTGGTAACAGGTATAACCAAGTAGGAGACTTGCGTGATAGTTGTGTAAGACCCAAAAGCAAAGTCAATTATGGGGACAATCCTGGTAGAGATTTGGTTCATCCCAAGAAAATTTGGGAGCCCATGTATCCTAGAAGTAACTCAGACTCCGATGTTACCTTGAGGTCATCTGCTTTCAAGGATGAAGATAAAATCGTGAAGTCACCTGGTGATATAGGTACATGTGAAGATCGGGTAGATGCAGGTGAGATTGATGAGGATAATAACTTGAAGGAATCAAGAAAATCCAGCACAGGAATGGATGTCAACTGTCAGAGTGGATTTCATGCAGGAGCACAGGATTCTTGCAACTCAACAAAAGCCACTTATGAGGAGATTGGATTATGCCCTATCGGTTCTGTACTTAATTCCATTGACTCTACATCAAATGGAACTTCTGACCCCACTGTCAGCAGTACTTCTAATTCCGATAACTGCTCGTCATGCCTAAGTGAGGGAGATAGCAATACAACCTCGTCAAATCATGGACATCAGGAATCTTCATCCACATCAGATTCAGAAGATGCCAGCCAGCAATCAGGAGGAAAGGAAACTTCTATATTCATTCCAAATGGTTTCCGAGACCATGAAGTTGGTATGGAGAATAATCAGAGTGCAAAAGGAGAGTCTATCGAAACCAGGACACCGATTGGTCCTTCACTGAGTGGAGCAGGGAGTAACATTTTTGGGAATCCATCAACAAAAATTGCTCAGAGTTTTGATAATGGTTTGTCTGCTGTTAATGTTGGTTCACAGCATCATGGGATGCTTCCTCCGATGCATAACCAAAATGTACAGTTTCCTGTGTTTCAAGGTCCTTCAACAATGGGTTACTTTCACCAAAGTCCAGTTTCATGGCCTGCTGCTCCAGCAAATGGAATGCTAACATTTCCGAACCATTACTTATATGCTGGTCCTCTTGGGTATGGTATAAATGGAAATTCAGGCTTCTGCATGCAGTATCCTGTGCAGCACGTACCTCCCTTGTTTACCCCTGGCCCCGTTCCAATTTATCAGCCAGTCATCAACAGAGAGGAGCACGCTCAGATATCTACCCCGTGTATGCAAGACTATCCTAAAGAAGCTAGTACAGAGAGTGTGGATCCATCTGGAGCGCATTCAAGGCAAGCACCACCAACTGGAGAAAGAGCGCATGATGATAATTCTGGAAAATTACATACGAACAATGATGGCTTTTCCTTATTCCATTATGGTGGCCCTGTTGCTAATCCACCAGGATGTATGCCTTCGAAAGAACAGACCGTTACGGATTCTCCCTTAAAATGTTCGGATCATGTTGAGAATGATCAGGCGTGTTACAAGGAGGCTACCATTGAAGAATACAACCTGTTTGCAGCAAGTAATGGCATAAGGTTTCAATTCTTCTGA
- the LOC137713718 gene encoding probable protein kinase At2g41970, whose product MSCCGGAEEENFGPPANQYTAPPRGGNTYGGGGGGGGNDRGEPRGSNAVKSGAPQKALPIEIPSMSLDELNRLTGNFGPKALIGEGSYGRVFHAKLSNGKAAAIKKMDTGTSQEPDSDFSAQLSTVSRLKHEHFVELMGYCLEANNRILIYEFATMGSLHDILHGRKGVQGAEPGPVLSWNQRIKIAYGAAKGLEYLHEKVQPSIVHRDVRSSNVLLFDDHVAKIADFNLSNQSSDTAARLHSTRVLGTFGYHAPEYAMTGQITQKSDVYSFGVVLLELLTGRKPVDHTMPKGQQSLVTWATPRLSEDKVKQCVDPKLNNDYPPKAIAKLAAVAALCVQYEADFRPNMTIVVKALQPLLNAKPAGPETNA is encoded by the exons ATGAGCTGCTGCGGGGGTGCGGAGGAGGAAAACTTCGGCCCACCTGCTAATCAATACACCGCCCCGCCCAGAGGTGGGAATACatatggaggaggaggaggaggaggag GCAATGACAGAGGAGAGCCAAGGGGTTCCAATGCGGTCAAAAGCGGAGCTCCACAGAAGGCCTTACCGATTGAAATACCATCTATGTCTTTGGATGAACTAAATAGGTTAACGGGTAACTTTGGTCCGAAGGCTTTGATAGGAGAAGGTTCTTATGGCCGGGTTTTCCATGCAAAACTGAGTAATGGTAAGGCTGCTGCTATAAAGAAAATGGATACGGGTACATCTCAAGAGCCGGACTCTGACTTTTCAGCACAA TTATCAACAGTGTCAAGACTCAAGCATGAGCATTTTGTGGAGTTGATGGGCTATTGCTTGGAGGCAAATAACCGAATTTTGATATATGAGTTTGCAACCATGGGATCTTTACATGACATATTGCATG GAAGAAAAGGAGTACAAGGGGCTGAACCGGGTCCAGTTCTTAGTTGGAATCAGAGAATTAAAATTGCCTATGGTGCAGCCAAAGGCCTTGAGTATCTCCATGAAAAAGTTCAACCTTCAATTGTTCACCGCGACGTGAGATCCAGCAATGTCCTGCTCTTTGATGACCATGTTGCCAAAATTGCGGACTTCAACTTGTCAAATCAGTCATCGGACACGGCCGCGCGACTGCATTCGACTAGAGTGTTGGGAACGTTTGGCTATCATGCTCCTGA GTATGCGATGACAGGGCAAATTACTCAGAAAAGTGATGTTTACAGTTTTGGAGTTGTTTTACTAGAGCTTTTGACAGGAAGAAAGCCAGTAGACCATACAATGCCAAAGGGGCAACAAAGTCTTGTTACTTGG GCAACTCCAAGACTGAGTGAGGATAAAGTGAAGCAGTGTGTTGATCCCAAGCTAAACAATGACTACCCACCAAAGGCAATTGCTAAG TTGGCAGCAGTAGCAGCACTTTGTGTTCAATATGAAGCTGACTTCAGGCCAAACATGACGATCGTTGTGAAGGCTCTACAGCCACTGCTAAACGCAAAACCTGCAGGCCCAGAGACAAATGCTTAG